The window GTAAAAAAAACGCGTCGTTGACTTTCGTAACACCGATTCCTAATTCATTTACTCCAACATCAGCAATAATCATATTTTTAAGAGCATCAGGATCTCTTGGGAACGAAGCTTTAAGTTGTTCGTTGAGTTCAATTTTCATGGAATAAAAATCGGTGTTCAAATTCCTGAAGCCTGTTTTTTCGAAAAGCTCGGAAAATTCAGTTGATGAAAGGGCTGCGACATGAGAATGGTCCCTGTTTTTTTCCATCTCATTGTATTTTTTAATTTTAGAATCCGGTAAAGAAACATCGACAACCATAACGATTCCCCCGGGTTTACATACCCTTCTCATTTCGGACAAAACTTTAAGAGGGTTTAAAAAATGGTGAAAGCCGAACCTCGAAATTACAATTGAAAAAGCATGGTCTTTATAAGGCAGGTTTTCAACAGTCCCGATCTGCCAGGTGATGTTATCAAGCTGCTGTTCAGCCTGTAGTTTTTTAGCCTCATCAAGCATTCCCCGGGTGATATCAATTCCGGTTACATGCCTGGTGTGCTTGGCAAACTCACAAGATACAATACCAGAACCGCAGGCAACATCTAAAACATTGTCTCCCTCAGATGCCGAGGATATTGAAATCAGTTTATCCAAAGAATCACTATGTGAGGTTATCGAAGTGTAACCACCGGCCTGTTTTGAAAATTGTTCTACAATGTTTTTGTTGTGATTTTTAGTGTCCATGATCTGCTGTTTTTAATTTCTGTAAAATTCGGCACATCGTACAAAGTCTTAATTACTATATTTAGACAATGAATATTGATTATAAGACAAATATTAAAATAGACTATGGTTTTGAAGTAAACGAATTACGTCCTGTCACAACATATTCGGAGGATGTTCAGAATGCGAAATGTGCCCATGCACATGCGCATCCGAGGGCTCAAATCATATCGTGTGATTCAGGTGTTATGGAGGTGGTTACTACGAATAATATTTGGATGGTTAACTCGCTCCAGGGTGTTTGGATCCCCGGTAATGAAGAACACCAGGTTTATTTTCCAAATAATGTAAAAGTAATAACGGCATTTATCGATGAATCAAAACTGAGTGGCCTGCCAAGGGATAGTTTTGCTTTTGAAACGACAAGCTTTTTAAGCAGCCTTTTAGAAAAAATAATCTCTTTTTCCAATCCTGATAAGCTTGACCGGCAACAAGAAAGGGTTGTTGAGGTGTTTCTGGATGAACTTTCTGCTTTGAGACCAGGTACAACTTTTCTTCCGACAAGCCGCGATAAAAGAATAAGGATAGTATTAGATGCCCTGACGAATGATGTATCGGACAAACATACCATCGATCATTATGCCGGGATGGCATTTATAAGTCCGAGAACGCTTTCAAGGTTATTTCATAAAGAACTGGGGATGAGTTTTGGAGACTGGAAAATGCGCCTGAAATTAATGGAAGCGATCAGGTTATTAGGAGAAAATAAAAGCGTAAAGGAAATAGCATTTGAATTAGGATATGAAAATGTGAGCTCATTTATAGCTGTTTTTAAAAAACACCTTGGAAAAACCCCTGCAAATTACCTGGTGAAACAAGGGCAATAGAACAATTACGTATATAAAGAACAGTATGCAGACTCTTTGACAAAAGTTATTTTATAAATTTAAAGTCAGTACCAGGCCGTTGTAGTTAATTTGAAACTTCGTGCTGAAAATGATGAATACAACAAGATTAAAACAGCTGATAAGGGTTTTACTCCTAACCGGAACGATCATCTCTTTATACTTTGTCCCCTGGACAATTGTAAAAGCGTGGATAATGCCATTGCCGGAAACAGTTCAAGAGCAGGTGAATAAAGCAACCGATTATGGGTTCGACGGAATTATTGTATATATAGATAAAAAAGGAGACCAATCGGCATTTTATACGGCAGGATATAAAAACAGGGAAAGTAAGACTCCTGCCGATCCACATTCATTATTTAAGATAGCCAGTGTCGGAAAATTATATACGGC of the Zhouia spongiae genome contains:
- a CDS encoding class I SAM-dependent methyltransferase, which codes for MDTKNHNKNIVEQFSKQAGGYTSITSHSDSLDKLISISSASEGDNVLDVACGSGIVSCEFAKHTRHVTGIDITRGMLDEAKKLQAEQQLDNITWQIGTVENLPYKDHAFSIVISRFGFHHFLNPLKVLSEMRRVCKPGGIVMVVDVSLPDSKIKKYNEMEKNRDHSHVAALSSTEFSELFEKTGFRNLNTDFYSMKIELNEQLKASFPRDPDALKNMIIADVGVNELGIGVTKVNDAFFLHYPIQIFSAKKEPTSKVMGKKITGSIHEEQ
- a CDS encoding AraC family transcriptional regulator — its product is MNIDYKTNIKIDYGFEVNELRPVTTYSEDVQNAKCAHAHAHPRAQIISCDSGVMEVVTTNNIWMVNSLQGVWIPGNEEHQVYFPNNVKVITAFIDESKLSGLPRDSFAFETTSFLSSLLEKIISFSNPDKLDRQQERVVEVFLDELSALRPGTTFLPTSRDKRIRIVLDALTNDVSDKHTIDHYAGMAFISPRTLSRLFHKELGMSFGDWKMRLKLMEAIRLLGENKSVKEIAFELGYENVSSFIAVFKKHLGKTPANYLVKQGQ